A single genomic interval of Armigeres subalbatus isolate Guangzhou_Male chromosome 1, GZ_Asu_2, whole genome shotgun sequence harbors:
- the LOC134208296 gene encoding methionine--tRNA ligase, mitochondrial: MFRISDYRRIKNIKMWKSIQQIRWFCSKSSNSSFVTTPIFYVNAAPHIGHLYSAVIADAIHRFNILVNPTARASAIFSTGTDEHGTKIQQAAASHSVPVGTYCGQISDQYRSLFHNFGIAHTRYIRTTEEQHAQAVQAFWQALENAGSIYSAQYSGWYCIPDETFLTDSQLKENDRGIKVSAESGHPVEWTEEKNFMFRLDKYQEDVLYWIKGCEDRIVPVKFRKILLDFLQDRLPDISISRPKTRVSWGIDVPSDPTQTVYVWLDALVNYLTVSGYPQTDFARRWPPTVQILGKDILKFHGIYWPAFLIAAGLEPPRQLLVHSHWTVDGEKMSKSKGNVVDPNERASLYSHEGIRYFLLREGVAHSDGNYSDTKILRIINAELADTFGNLLSRCCGQVLNPEAVVPVIQKDVFDALNTLDVTKKMLELLNGLPDKCLSHYQQYNFYLVVDSVIQVLHATNNFFEITAPWKLKRPDDKPQLQAILGLTMEVLRQTGIILQPIVPIMSGKLLNKLNVEQDRRSWSDLKLRLEEVERPLADSEAVLFRRIIPPKVETVKEPKAKKLKKKN, encoded by the exons aTGTTCCGAATCAGTGACTATCGAAGgattaaaaacataaaaatgtggAAAAGTATTCAACAAATTCGGTGGTTTTGCAGCAAAAGTAGTAATTCCTCATTTGTCACAACCCCCATTTTCTATGTAAATGCAG CCCCCCACATTGGCCACCTCTACTCCGCGGTCATCGCCGATGCCATCCACCGGTTCAACATCCTGGTGAACCCCACCGCTCGAGCATCGGCCATTTTCAGCACCGGAACCGACGAGCATGGTACCAAAATCCAGCAAGCTGCCGCTAGTCATTCCGTTCCCGTTGGAACCTATTGCGGGCAAATTTCCGATCAGTATCGATCGCTGTTTCATAATTTTGGCATTGCCCACACACGGTACATTCGCACAACGGAAGAACAGCACGCCCAAGCCGTCCAAGCATTCTGGCAAGCACTGGAAAACGCCGGTAGCATCTACTCGGCCCAGTACTCCGGATGGTATTGCATCCCAGACGAGACGTTCTTGACGGATAGCCAGCTTAAAGAGAACGACCGAGGCATCAAGGTTTCGGCCGAATCGGGCCACCCGGTCGAATGGACGGAGGAGAAGAACTTCATGTTCCGTCTGGATAAGTACCAGGAAGACGTTCTCTACTGGATCAAAGGATGTGAAGATCGAATAGTGCCGGTTAAATTCCGGAAAATCTTACTCGACTTTCTCCAGGATAGACTTCCGGACATCTCAATTTCTCGGCCCAAAACACGAGTCTCGTGGGGAATCGATGTACCGTCGGATCCCACGCAAACCGTGTACGTTTGGTTGGATGCCCTGGTGAACTATCTAACGGTGAGTGGCTATCCACAGACTGACTTTGCGCGACGGTGGCCCCCAACGGTGCAAATTCTTGGAAAGGACATTCTCAAATTTCACGGAATTTACTGGCCAGCATTTTTGATTGCAGCTGGTTTGGAACCGCCCCGACAGCTGCTGGTGCATTCGCACTGGACTGTGGACGGCGAGAAAATGTCCAAAAGCAAAGGAAACGTCGTAGATCCCAATGAACGGGCATCTCTGTATTCGCATGAGGGAATCAGATATTTTTTGCTAAGAGAGGGTGTGGCCCACAGTGATGGAA ATTATAGCGATACCAAGATTTTGCGGATTATTAACGCAGAATTAGCGGATACATTCGGAAATCTTCTATCGCGTTGCTGTGGCCAGGTGCTCAACCCAGAGGCTGTTGTTCCTGTTATTCAAAAAGACGTGTTCGACGCTCTGAACACGTTAGATGTTACGAAAAAGATGCTTGAACTGCTGAATGGCTTGCCCG ACAAATGCTTGTCCCACTATCAGCAATACAACTTCTATTTAGTAGTGGACAGCGTCATACAAGTTCTACATGCCACGAATAACTTCTTCGAAATTACTGCTCCATGGAAGTTGAAAAGACCCGATGATAAACCACAACTGCAAGCCATTCTCGGTTTAACGATGGAGGTTCTTCGTCAGACAGGAATCATTCTGCAACCGATCGTACCAATCATGAGCGGAAAATTGTTGAACAAGTTGAACGTTGAACAAGATCGGCGATCATGGAGCGATCTAAAGTTGCGATTAGAAGAAGTGGAACGCCCTCTGGCCGATAGTGAAGCGGTTTTGTTTAGGAGAATTATTCCCCCGAAAGTTGAAACGGTTAAGGAGCCAAAGGcgaaaaagttgaaaaagaaGAATTAA